One window of the Streptomyces sp. ITFR-21 genome contains the following:
- the map gene encoding type I methionyl aminopeptidase gives MVEIKTPEQIAKMRAAGLVVAAVHDATRAAAVPGASTRDLDEIAAKVIADHGAKPNFLGYGGFPGTICTSVNDVVVHGIPDRTTVLKDGDVISVDAGAIVDGWHGDAAFTCFVGSGHAPELVELSRVTEESMWAGIAAFRKGNRLEDISRAVESYIRRQPRPSSGKYGIVEDYGGHGIGSEMHMDPHLLNYVSKKRGRGIKLVPGVCLAIEPMVTLGSPATHVMADEWTVRTVDGSKAAHWEHTAALTEAGVIVLTAPDGGRAKLAEFGVTVAPDPLG, from the coding sequence ATGGTGGAGATCAAGACCCCGGAGCAGATCGCGAAGATGCGTGCCGCGGGCCTGGTCGTCGCGGCGGTCCACGACGCCACCAGGGCGGCCGCGGTGCCCGGCGCGAGCACCAGGGACCTGGACGAGATCGCCGCGAAGGTGATCGCCGACCACGGCGCCAAGCCCAACTTCCTCGGCTACGGGGGCTTCCCCGGCACCATCTGCACCTCGGTGAACGACGTGGTGGTGCACGGCATCCCGGACCGCACGACGGTGCTCAAGGACGGCGACGTCATCTCCGTCGACGCCGGCGCGATCGTCGACGGCTGGCACGGCGACGCGGCCTTCACCTGCTTCGTCGGCAGCGGCCACGCGCCCGAGCTGGTGGAGCTGAGCCGGGTCACCGAGGAGTCCATGTGGGCCGGCATCGCGGCCTTCCGCAAGGGCAACCGGCTGGAGGACATCTCCCGGGCCGTCGAGTCCTACATCCGCCGCCAGCCGCGCCCGTCGTCGGGGAAGTACGGGATCGTCGAGGACTACGGCGGCCACGGCATCGGCAGTGAGATGCACATGGACCCGCACCTGCTGAACTACGTCTCCAAAAAGCGCGGCCGCGGCATCAAGCTGGTCCCGGGCGTCTGCCTGGCCATCGAGCCCATGGTGACCCTCGGCTCGCCCGCCACCCACGTGATGGCCGACGAGTGGACGGTCAGGACCGTCGACGGCTCCAAGGCCGCCCACTGGGAGCACACCGCCGCCCTCACCGAGGCGGGCGTGATCGTGCTGACCGCCCCGGACGGCGGCAGGGCCAAGCTCGCGGAGTTCGGCGTCACGGTGGCCCCCGACCCGCTGGGCTGA
- the infA gene encoding translation initiation factor IF-1: MAKKQGAIEIEGTVIESLPNAMFKVELQNGHKVLAHISGKMRMHYIRILPDDRVVVELSPYDLTRGRIVYRYK; this comes from the coding sequence ATGGCCAAAAAGCAAGGCGCCATCGAAATCGAGGGCACCGTGATCGAGTCTCTGCCGAACGCGATGTTCAAGGTGGAGCTGCAGAACGGTCACAAGGTCCTCGCGCACATCAGCGGCAAGATGCGGATGCACTACATCCGCATCCTCCCGGATGACCGGGTCGTCGTGGAGCTGTCTCCGTACGACCTGACGCGCGGACGGATCGTCTACCGATACAAGTAA
- the rpmJ gene encoding 50S ribosomal protein L36, whose product MKVKPSVKKICDKCKVIRRHGRVMVICENLRHKQRQG is encoded by the coding sequence ATGAAGGTCAAGCCGAGCGTCAAGAAGATCTGCGACAAGTGCAAGGTGATCCGCCGCCACGGCCGGGTCATGGTCATCTGCGAAAACCTGCGCCACAAGCAGCGCCAGGGCTGA